GCCCGGGTCTGCGACAGCCGCAGAGCTCTCAACAAGCTCGGGTTCTCGTCGCCATCCCACCGATCGACCTCGCTGGCAGCAACACAGCATCCTTCGGACCGAACACCAGAGGACCGGACAGCTTTCTTGTCATCTTGTTCGACGGGGGAGAAGAGTTTGAGGGGAGGGGGAAGATCGCAGTTCTGGAGGAGGTCACCGGCGCACAGGGAGGAGCGCTTCGAGAGGTCGACGCCGAGCAACATCTCCCTCTCGTGGTGGCCGTCACGCTGCCAATCCAAGAACCATTTCTTGGTTGGCGAATGAGGGATCGGCTTCACCTCCTCCATGGGGATAgaagacaagaggaagaagatgctGCGAtatcttccttcctttcttccttcctttcttctcggGGAGTGTGAGGGAGGAAAGGTCGCGATGGGGAGGGTTTGGTGGGTAGGAAGAAGCGTGCAGACAAAGGAGATCTCATTCTTCGAAGAGAAGGATACTGCGGTAGGTTTTGTTGGTTGATGAAAGATTCTCAAAGTGGCGTGCAGTTTGCTGTGTCGCCTAACTAACACGCGGCATTCACTGTTATTCCAAAACAATTATAGACAGTAATATATGTTAAATATTAATCCGAAAGAAAAATTCAATAATTTATCTGATTAATGTTTTCTTCTTCACCATATTTCTGTCTTATGAAAGAAATATTATTAAGAAGGATTATTTCGACTGACTCAAAGATTAAATAGTTATCTTGAAGCTATGCTTTTTTTGTTTAGAGAAAGCTACACGCCACAGTATATTGCTTTTGTCAACTCTTTTAAGGTTGAGTCTACATATAAAATTCATCATGGGATATGGAGATCTATTTTCTGGATTTTGGGATATTAAAGAGCTATTTATTAtccgaattctaggaatttggtcAATTCGATTTGGTCATAAGATGATGAGGTAGGAATTAATTACAGGTACAGTGTGGCATATATCTTCTTTTTGAGATTGGAATTCATAGAATAGAGTAGTAGGTGAGCAGGAAGACAGCTTGAAGAGATCAAATTTACATACTTGCATTCAACAACTGCTATCTGCCGAATGCAAGAAGAATTTTTCATGTGGAAGGATTGTTTATTCGATGAATGACTGAGAATAGTCAAACGATGCCATGTCAAGCTGACTAAATTTTATTTTGGACAAATAAGATACAATTcgtaaaaatattaagatattcaataaaacatgagatttgaagataattaatatatatacacattacAGTAAAAGTGACCTCGGACAATTCCAAGCATAATAACTCATTAAAGATAGCTATGATTGATCCCTACCAATAATAGACTACATAATATTTGTATCAGACGTCTACTATAAACGAGGAGTTATGCAGATAAA
This genomic stretch from Musa acuminata AAA Group cultivar baxijiao chromosome BXJ3-9, Cavendish_Baxijiao_AAA, whole genome shotgun sequence harbors:
- the LOC135648824 gene encoding uncharacterized protein LOC135648824, which gives rise to MEEVKPIPHSPTKKWFLDWQRDGHHEREMLLGVDLSKRSSLCAGDLLQNCDLPPPLKLFSPVEQDDKKAVRSSGVRSEGCCVAASEVDRWDGDENPSLLRALRLSQTRAREAEKRASQERSRNQDLVGLLLADSLRLSAYRRWVELLEAEVSVLQKRILRPAQGEELGDEGSDPAAAMTWWCTLALSLGIVGVGFALGRCMF